In Flavobacterium lacustre, a genomic segment contains:
- a CDS encoding Crp/Fnr family transcriptional regulator, translating into MSKCEQCIVREFSSLKALNKEELVKLSDCKTSHIVKKGEVIFEEGDTINGIYCVKDGICKLTKLSPNGKDHIVKLIKKGELLGQRSMISDEPVNLTAVALEDMQVCFIPKSEVMGFFDKNNQFSMNVMKTICGDLKEADDQMVNMAQKTVKERLAETLIYLHDTFGKNEDNTLKVQLSRDELASMIGTATESCIRLLSDFNKSGLIELSGKKIILKDISKLKKIAD; encoded by the coding sequence ATGAGTAAATGTGAACAATGTATCGTTAGAGAATTTAGTTCTTTAAAAGCCCTCAATAAAGAAGAGCTCGTAAAACTTTCCGATTGTAAAACATCACATATTGTCAAGAAAGGAGAAGTGATTTTTGAAGAAGGAGATACTATAAATGGTATTTACTGTGTGAAAGATGGAATCTGTAAATTAACCAAATTAAGTCCAAACGGAAAAGATCACATCGTAAAATTAATTAAAAAAGGAGAATTACTCGGACAACGTTCCATGATTAGTGATGAACCTGTAAACTTAACTGCTGTTGCTCTCGAAGACATGCAAGTTTGTTTTATTCCAAAAAGTGAAGTCATGGGATTCTTCGATAAAAACAATCAGTTTTCGATGAATGTGATGAAAACTATTTGTGGAGATTTGAAAGAAGCGGATGATCAAATGGTCAACATGGCGCAAAAAACCGTAAAAGAACGATTAGCAGAAACACTCATTTATCTTCATGATACTTTTGGAAAAAACGAAGACAATACTTTAAAAGTACAACTTTCCAGAGATGAATTAGCCAGTATGATTGGTACAGCCACCGAAAGCTGTATTCGTTTATTATCCGATTTTAATAAATCAGGATTAATAGAATTATCCGGTAAAAAAATTATTTTAAAAGATATCAGTAAACTAAAAAAGATAGCAGATTAA
- a CDS encoding heavy metal translocating P-type ATPase, whose amino-acid sequence MDTQNCFHCGLDIVNTEEIIFDDKEFCCNGCKTVYEIFSLNDMTCYYDFEKSPGATPQEINGKYDFLDNESIVSKLLEFQEDTTAIISLNIPHIHCSSCIWILENLQRLQKGINTSQVNFPEKKVRITYNPETVSLKTIVYLLSSIGYEPYISLENYETGKNNVDRSLTYKLGVAFFCFGNIMLLSFPEYFEVKEYWLDQYRGFFRWLIFALSLPSFFYSASGYYVSAYKSIKSKMLNIDIPIALGIVVMFVRSTVDILMDYGSGFFDSLTGLIFFMLLGKMFQIKTYSFLNFERDFKSYFPIAITKINADATEESIPVYDIQKGDRLLIRNQELIPVDGILIAEKAEIDYSFVTGEAIPITKKSGDKIFAGGKQIGKVIEMEVLHSVSQSYLTQLWSNDVFQKNVEQKHKTITDRISRYFTPILLLIAFAGFGYWIFTDTNTAFNVFTAVLIVACPCALALTAPFTTGNVLRILGKKKFYLKNALVIEQLAKVDTIVFDKTGTITTNKKSNISYEGEALSEAHLMVIKNVLRASNHPLSRMLYDFLPDVKKIKINEFEEITGKGILAQTEDVEVKMGSAAFVELSDEDTRQQTSVHIKINGVYLGKYVFNNQYREGLAQLFDTLKKGYQIKVLSGDNEGERSTLEVLLPKGTELVFNQKPEQKLEFIKNLQKEGKNVMMVGDGLNDAGALAQSNVGISISENVNVFSPACDAILDASEFQKLNYYMKLSKKAITTIKMSFTLSLLYNVVGLSFAVTGNLLPLVAAIIMPLSTITIVSFVTIMSNFYSKRLK is encoded by the coding sequence ATGGACACACAAAACTGTTTCCATTGTGGTTTAGATATTGTAAATACGGAAGAAATTATTTTTGATGACAAAGAATTTTGTTGCAATGGTTGTAAAACTGTGTACGAAATTTTCAGTCTCAATGATATGACTTGTTATTATGATTTTGAAAAATCACCTGGAGCAACCCCGCAAGAAATTAATGGTAAATACGATTTTTTAGACAATGAAAGTATTGTTTCAAAGCTTTTGGAATTTCAAGAGGATACAACCGCAATTATTTCACTTAACATTCCTCATATTCATTGTAGCTCGTGTATTTGGATTTTGGAAAATCTACAGCGTCTTCAAAAAGGAATAAATACTTCTCAAGTTAATTTTCCCGAAAAGAAAGTACGTATTACTTACAATCCAGAAACGGTTTCACTCAAGACTATTGTTTACTTGTTGAGCTCCATTGGTTATGAGCCATATATTAGTTTAGAAAATTACGAAACTGGAAAGAATAATGTTGACAGGAGTTTGACCTATAAACTCGGAGTCGCCTTTTTTTGTTTTGGAAATATAATGTTACTCTCCTTTCCGGAATATTTCGAAGTTAAAGAATATTGGCTGGATCAATATCGAGGTTTTTTCCGTTGGTTAATTTTTGCTTTGTCTTTGCCAAGTTTCTTTTATTCGGCAAGCGGGTATTATGTTTCTGCTTATAAAAGTATCAAATCAAAAATGCTTAATATCGATATTCCTATTGCTCTTGGAATTGTCGTAATGTTTGTGCGAAGTACGGTAGATATCCTTATGGATTATGGTTCCGGCTTTTTTGATAGTTTGACCGGTTTGATTTTCTTTATGCTTTTGGGAAAAATGTTCCAAATTAAAACCTATAGTTTTTTGAACTTTGAAAGGGATTTTAAATCCTATTTTCCAATTGCAATAACCAAAATTAATGCAGATGCAACAGAAGAAAGTATTCCTGTTTATGATATTCAAAAAGGGGATCGATTACTCATTAGAAATCAAGAATTAATACCGGTTGATGGAATTTTGATTGCTGAAAAAGCAGAGATTGATTATAGTTTTGTTACTGGAGAAGCTATTCCGATTACTAAAAAATCAGGAGATAAAATTTTTGCCGGCGGAAAGCAAATAGGTAAAGTGATTGAAATGGAAGTTTTGCACTCGGTTTCACAGAGTTACCTGACACAATTGTGGAGTAATGATGTGTTTCAGAAGAATGTAGAACAGAAACATAAAACCATCACCGACAGGATTTCCCGTTATTTTACTCCTATATTATTACTAATTGCTTTTGCGGGATTTGGATATTGGATTTTTACCGATACCAATACTGCTTTTAATGTTTTTACGGCTGTTCTTATTGTGGCTTGCCCTTGTGCATTGGCTTTGACAGCGCCGTTTACGACCGGGAATGTGTTGCGAATTTTAGGAAAAAAGAAATTTTATCTCAAGAATGCTTTAGTCATCGAACAATTGGCGAAAGTGGATACGATAGTTTTTGATAAAACTGGAACGATTACCACAAATAAAAAATCGAATATTTCATATGAAGGTGAAGCACTTTCTGAAGCGCATTTAATGGTTATAAAAAATGTACTTCGCGCTTCTAATCATCCATTGAGCCGAATGTTATATGATTTTTTGCCAGATGTTAAAAAAATAAAAATAAATGAATTCGAAGAGATTACAGGAAAAGGAATTTTAGCTCAAACTGAAGATGTTGAGGTTAAAATGGGTTCTGCAGCTTTTGTGGAATTGTCGGATGAAGACACGAGACAACAAACGTCGGTTCATATAAAAATTAATGGAGTCTATTTAGGGAAATACGTTTTCAATAATCAATATAGGGAAGGTTTAGCACAGCTTTTTGATACCTTGAAAAAAGGATATCAAATTAAGGTTTTGTCGGGCGATAATGAAGGAGAGCGTTCTACTCTGGAAGTACTTTTGCCTAAAGGAACAGAATTGGTTTTTAATCAAAAACCAGAACAAAAATTGGAGTTCATTAAGAACCTGCAAAAAGAAGGTAAAAATGTAATGATGGTTGGTGACGGGCTGAATGATGCAGGAGCTTTGGCACAAAGTAATGTGGGAATTTCCATTTCTGAGAATGTGAATGTTTTTTCTCCGGCTTGTGATGCAATCTTAGATGCCAGCGAGTTTCAAAAACTGAATTATTATATGAAATTGTCTAAAAAAGCGATTACAACTATCAAAATGAGTTTTACACTTTCGTTGTTATACAATGTAGTTGGGTTATCCTTTGCTGTGACCGGAAATTTATTGCCTTTGGTCGCTGCCATTATTATGCCGTTGAGTACCATTACGATAGTGAGTTTTGTTACAATTATGAGTAATTTCTATTCAAAAAGGCTGAAATAA
- the ccoS gene encoding cbb3-type cytochrome oxidase assembly protein CcoS, which yields MSVIYLLISISILVAIGFFIAFIRAVKTGQYDDDYTPSVRMLFDDELKIENPKSIQTTEEKQI from the coding sequence ATGAGTGTCATTTATTTATTAATCTCCATTAGTATATTGGTTGCTATTGGCTTTTTTATTGCTTTTATAAGAGCAGTAAAAACCGGTCAGTATGACGACGACTATACGCCATCGGTCAGAATGCTTTTTGACGATGAGCTCAAAATTGAAAATCCAAAATCAATACAAACAACAGAAGAAAAACAAATTTAA
- the ccoN gene encoding cytochrome-c oxidase, cbb3-type subunit I, with protein MEMQQFYYDNKIVKKFIYATIVFGVVGMLVGLILAIMFLFPNITDGISWLSFGRLRPLHTNAVIFAFVGNAMFAGVYYSLQRLLKARMFSDFLSNLNFWGWQLIIVAAAVSLPLGYSTSKEYAELEWPIDIAIALIWVAFGINMIGTMIKRRERHLYVAIWFYLATFVTVAVLHIFNSLELPVSAMKSYSVYAGVQDALVQWWYGHNAVAFFLTTPFLGLMYYFVPKAANRPVYSYRLSIVHFWSLIFIYIWAGPHHLLYSALPTWAQNLGVVFSIMLIAPSWGGMINGLLTLRGVWDKVREEPVLKFFVVAITGYGMATFEGPMLSLKNVNAIAHYTDWIIAHVHVGALAWNGFMAFGMIYWLIPRMTKSTLYSTKLANFHFWIGTLGIILYTLPMYVAGFLQASMWKQFNPDGTLTYGNFLETVTQIMPMYWMRAAGGTLYLTGMLVLVYNIIQTVRAGAAIEDELAEAPELVKISSGRVKGEKFHPWLERKPIQLTILATIAILIGGVIQIVPTIMVKSNIPTIASVKPYSPLELEGRDLYIREGCVGCHSQSVRPFRSEVERYGPQSKAGEFVYDHPFLWGSKRTGPDLLREGGKYNDNWHFNHFWSPQSISAGSIMPGYKWLFDNEPMDISLTQDKMKAMVALGVPYSDAEVANAQKDLRAQALLIEESLKNDPDFVKSYDDSKKKAEAKGEKFVPMNEREIVALIAYIQRLGTDIKVKE; from the coding sequence ATGGAAATGCAACAATTTTATTACGACAACAAAATTGTAAAGAAATTCATTTACGCCACCATTGTTTTTGGTGTAGTGGGGATGTTAGTTGGACTTATTCTGGCTATTATGTTTCTTTTTCCAAACATCACCGACGGAATTTCGTGGTTGAGTTTTGGTAGATTGAGACCTTTACATACCAATGCAGTTATTTTTGCCTTTGTGGGGAATGCTATGTTTGCAGGGGTTTATTATTCACTACAACGATTGCTGAAAGCAAGGATGTTTAGTGATTTTTTAAGTAATCTTAACTTTTGGGGATGGCAGTTAATCATTGTCGCCGCAGCAGTCAGTTTGCCTTTAGGATACAGTACATCAAAAGAATATGCTGAATTAGAATGGCCAATTGATATTGCTATTGCCTTAATCTGGGTAGCATTTGGTATCAACATGATTGGGACCATGATAAAAAGAAGAGAGCGTCATTTGTATGTTGCAATCTGGTTTTATTTGGCAACATTTGTTACTGTAGCAGTTTTACATATTTTTAATAGTTTAGAATTGCCGGTTTCTGCAATGAAAAGTTATTCTGTATACGCAGGAGTTCAAGATGCTTTAGTACAATGGTGGTATGGTCATAATGCTGTTGCCTTTTTCTTGACAACACCATTTTTAGGATTAATGTATTATTTTGTACCAAAAGCAGCTAATCGTCCTGTATATTCTTACAGACTTTCTATCGTTCACTTTTGGTCTTTAATCTTCATTTATATTTGGGCTGGACCTCACCACTTATTATATTCTGCATTACCGACTTGGGCACAGAATTTAGGAGTTGTTTTTTCTATAATGTTGATTGCTCCATCTTGGGGAGGTATGATTAACGGATTGTTAACTTTGAGAGGAGTTTGGGATAAAGTGCGTGAAGAGCCAGTTTTAAAATTCTTCGTAGTAGCAATTACCGGTTACGGAATGGCGACTTTTGAAGGGCCTATGTTGTCTCTTAAAAATGTAAATGCTATTGCGCATTATACGGATTGGATTATTGCTCACGTTCACGTTGGTGCATTAGCTTGGAATGGATTTATGGCTTTTGGTATGATCTATTGGTTGATTCCAAGAATGACAAAAAGCACTTTATATTCTACTAAATTAGCCAATTTCCATTTTTGGATTGGAACATTAGGAATTATACTTTATACACTTCCGATGTATGTTGCCGGTTTTTTACAGGCATCTATGTGGAAACAATTTAATCCAGACGGAACTTTAACGTATGGTAACTTCTTAGAAACAGTAACTCAAATCATGCCAATGTATTGGATGAGAGCTGCCGGAGGTACTTTATACTTAACAGGAATGTTAGTATTAGTGTATAATATCATTCAAACAGTAAGAGCTGGCGCTGCAATCGAAGATGAATTAGCTGAAGCACCAGAATTAGTGAAAATTAGTTCAGGAAGAGTAAAAGGAGAGAAATTCCACCCTTGGTTAGAAAGAAAACCAATTCAATTGACAATTTTAGCTACAATAGCAATTCTTATTGGTGGAGTTATTCAAATTGTACCTACGATTATGGTAAAATCTAATATTCCAACAATTGCTAGCGTAAAACCATATTCTCCATTAGAATTGGAAGGTCGTGATTTGTACATCCGTGAAGGTTGTGTGGGTTGTCACTCTCAATCAGTTCGTCCTTTCCGTAGTGAAGTGGAGCGTTATGGACCACAATCTAAAGCAGGAGAGTTTGTATATGATCACCCTTTCTTGTGGGGATCTAAACGTACAGGTCCGGATTTATTAAGAGAAGGTGGTAAATACAATGATAATTGGCATTTTAACCATTTCTGGAGTCCTCAAAGTATTTCTGCCGGTTCAATTATGCCTGGATATAAATGGTTGTTTGATAATGAGCCAATGGATATTTCTTTGACTCAAGATAAAATGAAAGCCATGGTTGCATTAGGGGTTCCTTATTCAGATGCTGAAGTTGCTAATGCTCAAAAAGATTTGAGAGCACAAGCGTTACTAATTGAGGAAAGTCTTAAAAACGATCCTGACTTTGTAAAAAGTTACGATGACAGTAAGAAAAAAGCTGAAGCAAAAGGGGAAAAATTTGTTCCAATGAATGAAAGAGAAATTGTAGCCTTGATTGCCTATATTCAAAGACTTGGGACTGATATTAAAGTAAAAGAATAA
- a CDS encoding CcoQ/FixQ family Cbb3-type cytochrome c oxidase assembly chaperone: MFEQIKHNMETIAGVAIYPILSLLIFFFFFVGLGVWVFSYKKEKIDEMSQIPLKDNQIV, translated from the coding sequence ATGTTCGAACAAATAAAACACAATATGGAAACCATCGCGGGAGTTGCGATATATCCAATACTATCGTTATTAATTTTCTTTTTCTTTTTCGTGGGACTTGGGGTGTGGGTTTTCTCATATAAGAAAGAAAAAATTGATGAGATGAGCCAAATTCCATTGAAAGACAATCAAATAGTATAA
- a CDS encoding cbb3-type cytochrome c oxidase N-terminal domain-containing protein, which translates to MKKLIPVYVRVPLIFFAVFAAMEYFIDSGDRPAFIKFPMVSLFLFVFLFLLIAIEITISAIDKITYQLLTEEQRAKLEAASSVGFKDSEWYSKLLKKLTKSEPIENEGQLLLDHDYDGIRELDNNLPPWWVYLFYACIVFAVVYLVRFEIMGADNQEMELTKEMAQAKIEVAEYMKTAPDLMDEKTVTLLTDAAALAEGKTIFTTNCAACHRADAGGQIGPNLTDDHWILGGGIKNVFHTLVNGGRDGKGMISWKGTLKPKEMQKVASYVLSLRGSNPKDPKAPDGEIWVEAAAAK; encoded by the coding sequence ATGAAAAAATTAATTCCTGTATATGTAAGAGTTCCACTTATTTTCTTTGCTGTTTTTGCCGCAATGGAATATTTTATTGACTCTGGAGATAGACCTGCTTTTATAAAATTTCCGATGGTTTCTCTTTTCTTGTTTGTTTTTCTTTTCCTTTTGATAGCGATAGAAATTACGATTAGCGCCATTGATAAAATTACATATCAATTACTTACTGAGGAACAAAGAGCAAAATTAGAAGCTGCAAGTTCTGTTGGTTTCAAAGACAGCGAATGGTATAGTAAATTGCTGAAAAAATTAACAAAATCAGAACCTATTGAAAACGAAGGACAACTTTTGTTAGATCACGATTATGATGGTATTAGAGAGTTAGATAATAATTTACCACCATGGTGGGTATATTTATTCTATGCTTGTATTGTATTTGCAGTTGTATATCTTGTGCGTTTTGAAATTATGGGTGCAGACAATCAAGAAATGGAGCTTACAAAAGAAATGGCTCAAGCCAAAATTGAAGTTGCTGAATACATGAAAACAGCACCTGACTTAATGGATGAAAAAACAGTAACGTTATTGACAGATGCTGCTGCTTTAGCAGAAGGAAAAACAATTTTCACAACCAATTGCGCTGCTTGTCACAGAGCAGATGCAGGAGGACAAATTGGACCAAACTTAACAGATGATCATTGGATTTTAGGTGGAGGCATCAAAAATGTATTCCATACTTTAGTAAATGGTGGACGTGATGGTAAGGGAATGATTTCTTGGAAGGGTACTTTAAAACCAAAAGAAATGCAGAAAGTAGCCAGTTATGTTTTATCTTTGAGAGGAAGCAATCCAAAAGATCCAAAAGCTCCAGATGGAGAAATATGGGTTGAAGCTGCTGCAGCAAAATAA
- the ccoG gene encoding cytochrome c oxidase accessory protein CcoG: MSKIPDEAFRDTIGTIDEEGNRKFIFPKKPSGRFYDYRKWVSYFLLIILVANPFIKINGNQFMMFNVLERRFNIFGFPFWPQDFYLFVLFMIVGVVFVILFTVIFGRIFCGWVCPQTIFLEMVFRRIEYWIEGDRGAQIRLSKQEWNVEKIRKKGVKWIIFLIISFFIANIFLAYLISSDELFKMIEEGPENNVSTLVALLIFTGVFYFIFAWFREQVCIIACPYGRLQGVLLDDKSINVAYDFVRGEKETGRAKFNKQEDRAATGKGDCIDCKQCVNVCPTGIDIRNGTQLECVNCTACIDECDTIMDSVGLPKGLIRYASEDEIEKKSKFKFTARMKGYSAVLFILIGILVGLLFLRTEVEASILRLPGQLFQHKGDNISNIYTFKIINKTNNDFNDIHFKLVGIKGTLKVVGKQDLKVPKQGMNGGTLFIEINQYLLESDKTKLRIDVYDGNKKIETSTTNFLSPRSFD; encoded by the coding sequence ATGTCAAAAATACCAGACGAAGCTTTTAGAGATACCATCGGAACGATTGATGAAGAGGGGAACAGAAAATTTATTTTTCCTAAAAAACCTTCAGGCAGGTTCTACGATTACAGGAAATGGGTTAGTTATTTCTTACTAATTATACTTGTTGCTAATCCTTTTATAAAGATTAATGGCAATCAGTTTATGATGTTTAATGTGTTAGAAAGAAGATTCAATATTTTTGGATTTCCTTTTTGGCCACAAGATTTTTATTTGTTTGTCCTTTTTATGATTGTTGGAGTCGTTTTTGTGATTCTGTTTACCGTAATTTTTGGTCGAATATTTTGTGGCTGGGTTTGTCCTCAAACCATATTTTTGGAAATGGTTTTCCGTAGAATTGAATATTGGATTGAAGGAGATCGTGGTGCTCAAATTCGATTAAGTAAACAAGAATGGAATGTTGAGAAAATTAGAAAAAAAGGAGTAAAATGGATTATTTTCCTAATCATTTCTTTTTTTATTGCTAATATTTTTCTGGCGTACTTGATAAGTAGCGATGAATTGTTCAAAATGATTGAAGAAGGGCCGGAGAACAATGTTAGTACATTAGTAGCATTGCTTATTTTCACAGGTGTATTCTATTTTATTTTTGCATGGTTTAGAGAACAAGTTTGTATTATAGCTTGTCCTTACGGAAGATTACAAGGCGTTTTATTAGACGATAAATCGATTAATGTTGCATATGATTTTGTTCGCGGTGAAAAAGAAACCGGAAGAGCAAAATTCAACAAGCAAGAAGATAGAGCAGCAACCGGAAAAGGAGATTGCATTGATTGTAAACAATGTGTGAATGTTTGTCCAACTGGTATTGACATTCGTAACGGAACGCAGTTAGAGTGTGTAAATTGTACCGCTTGTATTGATGAATGTGATACAATTATGGATAGTGTCGGTCTGCCAAAGGGATTAATTCGTTACGCATCTGAGGATGAAATTGAGAAAAAATCCAAGTTTAAGTTCACAGCTAGAATGAAAGGCTATTCAGCAGTATTATTTATTCTAATTGGTATTTTGGTTGGTTTATTGTTTTTGAGAACTGAGGTAGAAGCTTCTATTTTGAGATTGCCAGGACAATTGTTTCAACATAAAGGAGACAATATCAGTAATATTTATACTTTTAAAATTATCAATAAAACCAATAATGATTTCAATGATATTCATTTTAAATTAGTTGGAATTAAAGGAACCTTAAAAGTTGTTGGAAAACAGGATTTGAAAGTACCAAAACAAGGCATGAACGGAGGAACTTTGTTTATTGAAATCAATCAATATTTATTAGAGAGTGACAAGACTAAGTTGCGAATTGATGTATATGACGGCAACAAAAAAATTGAAACCAGCACAACCAATTTCTTAAGTCCAAGAAGTTTTGATTAA
- a CDS encoding FixH family protein encodes MKISWGTGVIIAFALFMTFILYFVFTVQSNSKYDNDLVVEEYYKHDAHFGDEMVRIQNAHDLAQKPSFTSTSEGIIVSFPEFFIPKNIKGNLSLYRPSNKKLDFEVPISLSGSTLLIPKKSLVDGRWDINMEWQYEGKSYLTKEIIYIK; translated from the coding sequence ATGAAAATAAGTTGGGGAACAGGAGTTATAATTGCGTTTGCATTATTTATGACTTTCATTTTATATTTTGTTTTCACAGTACAATCGAACTCAAAATACGATAATGATTTAGTTGTAGAAGAGTATTATAAGCACGATGCTCATTTTGGAGACGAAATGGTTAGAATTCAAAATGCTCATGATTTAGCTCAAAAACCTTCTTTTACATCTACTTCGGAAGGAATTATTGTTTCTTTCCCTGAGTTTTTTATTCCTAAAAATATAAAAGGTAATTTGTCCCTATATAGGCCGTCTAACAAAAAGCTGGATTTTGAAGTTCCAATTTCGCTATCCGGTTCCACTTTGCTCATACCTAAAAAAAGTTTGGTAGACGGTCGTTGGGATATTAATATGGAATGGCAATACGAAGGAAAGTCATATTTAACAAAGGAAATTATTTATATTAAATAG
- a CDS encoding sulfite exporter TauE/SafE family protein produces MLYSAFIFGLISSLHCIGMCGPIALMLPVDRNNPAKKTTQIITYHLGRLTAYGTIGLIFGLLGKGFFLAGIQQQLSIFIGIAMIIIVLVPEKIFAKYNFSKPVFKLISKIKTTLGRQFKNKSYKSLYTIGLLNGFLPCGMVYVALFGAIAMQSASYGVLYMILFGLGTVPLMSSVVYLNSFLTLSFRNKIQKAIPYVVILIGILFILRGLGLGIPYVSPTNMSLFVQENPNCH; encoded by the coding sequence ATGTTATATTCTGCTTTTATCTTTGGTTTAATCAGTAGTTTGCACTGCATTGGTATGTGTGGGCCTATTGCTCTAATGTTACCTGTTGATAGAAATAATCCTGCCAAAAAAACAACTCAAATCATTACTTATCATTTAGGTCGATTAACCGCTTATGGTACTATTGGTCTTATCTTCGGATTGTTAGGAAAAGGTTTTTTCTTAGCGGGAATTCAACAACAATTATCAATATTTATTGGTATTGCCATGATTATTATAGTCTTGGTACCTGAAAAAATTTTTGCAAAATATAATTTTTCAAAGCCAGTTTTTAAATTGATTTCTAAAATAAAAACCACTTTAGGAAGGCAATTTAAGAACAAGAGTTACAAATCATTATATACAATTGGTTTACTCAACGGATTCTTGCCCTGCGGGATGGTTTATGTCGCTTTATTTGGAGCAATTGCCATGCAAAGTGCCAGTTATGGTGTTCTATATATGATTCTTTTCGGATTAGGAACTGTTCCTCTAATGAGCAGTGTGGTTTATCTCAATTCGTTTTTAACGCTTTCTTTCCGTAACAAAATTCAAAAAGCAATTCCGTATGTAGTCATACTAATTGGAATATTATTTATTTTACGTGGTTTGGGATTAGGAATTCCTTATGTTTCACCAACCAATATGAGTTTGTTTGTTCAAGAAAACCCGAATTGTCATTAA
- the hemN gene encoding oxygen-independent coproporphyrinogen III oxidase: MKNSLIQKYNVPGPRYTSYPTVPYWNETDYSYEIWAETLKKSFIESNNSEGISLYIHLPFCESMCTFCGCNKRITKNHDVENPYIEAVLKEWTLYCNLLGEKPTIKEIHLGGGTPTFFSTKNLEDLINGIFSHANKANNYEFSFEGHPNNTTHAHLQKLYDLGFRRVSFGVQDYSEKVQKAIHREQPFHNVAKVTFWAREIGYTSIGHDIIFGLPFQEIDDVIDTIEKTKSLQPDRLAFYSYAHVPWIKGNGQRGFNDEDIPKDDQKRLLYETGKQLLYENDYHEIGMDHFALKTDSLFESFETGKLHRNFMGYSSSKTQLMIGLGVSSISDSWYSFAQNVKNLEDYYQMLEWNKLPVFRGHLLTNEDLIIRKHILNLMCQFETSWADNSTYFEEIPTVLSQLEEMQNDGLVVFKENGIQVTEAGKPFVRNICMAFDLLLKRKAPETALFSMTV, from the coding sequence ATGAAAAATTCACTGATACAAAAATATAACGTTCCTGGTCCAAGATACACTAGTTATCCAACCGTTCCTTACTGGAATGAAACTGATTATTCGTATGAAATTTGGGCAGAGACCTTGAAAAAATCATTTATAGAAAGCAATAATTCCGAAGGAATCAGTCTTTATATTCACTTGCCTTTTTGCGAAAGCATGTGCACTTTTTGTGGATGTAACAAGCGTATTACAAAAAATCATGATGTAGAAAACCCTTATATTGAAGCCGTATTAAAGGAGTGGACTCTGTATTGCAATTTATTAGGTGAGAAACCAACTATAAAAGAAATTCATTTGGGAGGTGGAACTCCAACCTTCTTTTCTACAAAAAACCTAGAAGACTTAATCAACGGTATATTTTCTCATGCTAACAAAGCTAATAATTACGAATTCAGTTTTGAAGGCCATCCTAATAATACTACGCATGCTCATTTGCAAAAACTCTATGACTTAGGCTTCAGACGCGTAAGTTTTGGTGTACAGGATTATTCAGAAAAAGTACAAAAGGCAATTCATCGCGAACAACCTTTTCATAATGTGGCAAAAGTGACATTTTGGGCTAGAGAAATTGGTTATACGTCTATTGGACATGACATCATTTTTGGATTGCCTTTTCAAGAAATTGATGATGTAATTGATACTATTGAAAAAACAAAATCATTACAGCCGGATCGTTTGGCTTTTTACAGTTACGCTCACGTGCCTTGGATAAAAGGTAACGGACAACGTGGTTTTAACGATGAAGATATCCCTAAAGATGATCAAAAAAGACTTTTATACGAAACAGGAAAACAGCTTTTATATGAAAACGATTACCATGAAATAGGTATGGATCATTTTGCTTTGAAAACGGACAGTCTTTTTGAATCATTTGAAACTGGAAAATTACACCGTAATTTCATGGGTTACAGTTCTTCAAAAACACAATTAATGATAGGATTGGGCGTGTCATCCATTAGTGACAGCTGGTATAGTTTTGCACAGAATGTAAAAAATTTAGAAGATTATTATCAAATGTTAGAATGGAATAAATTACCTGTTTTTAGAGGGCATTTGTTAACCAATGAAGATTTAATCATTAGAAAACACATCTTAAATTTAATGTGCCAATTTGAAACCTCTTGGGCTGACAATTCAACTTATTTTGAAGAAATCCCTACTGTTTTGAGTCAACTTGAAGAAATGCAAAATGACGGGTTAGTTGTGTTTAAAGAAAATGGAATTCAGGTTACTGAAGCTGGAAAACCATTTGTACGAAACATTTGCATGGCTTTTGATTTACTTTTAAAACGTAAAGCTCCAGAAACGGCCTTGTTTTCGATGACTGTTTAA